The following coding sequences lie in one Isoptericola variabilis 225 genomic window:
- a CDS encoding helix-turn-helix transcriptional regulator gives MDLTAEVREFLATRRARLTPDKAGLPAYGGNRRVPGLRREEVAMLAGVSVDYYTRMERGNLGGVSEPVLESVADALQLDEAERAHLFHLARAANASGPARRRAPRTSPATVRPVVQQVLDAMVGLPAFVRNGRLDVLASNALGRALYSPLFGTPGRASAEPVNLARFLFLDPRAGEYWGENWARTSHDVVAVLRAEAGRNPFDTGLTALVGELSTRSEDFRRLWASHDVKYHRTGTKVLFHPAVGRLELSFEALELAADPGLQLNVYTAPPGSPAEDSLKLLATWAATETHQEENA, from the coding sequence ATGGACCTGACGGCGGAGGTGCGCGAGTTCCTCGCCACCCGGCGTGCCCGCCTCACCCCGGACAAGGCAGGCCTGCCCGCGTACGGCGGCAACCGGCGCGTCCCGGGCCTGCGTCGCGAGGAGGTCGCGATGCTCGCCGGGGTCAGCGTCGACTACTACACCCGGATGGAGCGCGGGAACCTCGGCGGCGTCTCGGAGCCCGTGCTCGAGTCCGTCGCCGACGCCCTGCAGCTCGACGAGGCGGAGCGCGCGCACCTGTTCCACCTCGCGCGCGCCGCGAACGCCTCGGGTCCCGCCCGCAGGCGCGCCCCGCGCACGTCCCCGGCGACCGTGCGCCCCGTCGTCCAGCAGGTGCTCGACGCGATGGTCGGGCTGCCCGCGTTCGTGCGCAACGGGCGCCTCGACGTCCTCGCGTCGAACGCCCTCGGTCGCGCGCTCTACTCGCCGCTCTTCGGCACGCCTGGCCGCGCGTCGGCCGAGCCCGTCAACCTCGCCCGCTTCCTGTTCCTCGACCCGCGCGCGGGCGAGTACTGGGGCGAGAACTGGGCCCGGACGTCGCACGACGTCGTCGCCGTCCTGCGGGCGGAGGCGGGACGCAACCCGTTCGACACGGGCCTCACTGCGCTCGTCGGCGAGCTGTCGACGCGCAGCGAGGACTTCCGGCGCCTGTGGGCGTCGCACGACGTCAAGTACCACCGGACCGGCACCAAGGTGCTCTTCCACCCGGCCGTCGGCCGCCTCGAGCTGTCGTTCGAGGCGCTCGAGCTCGCCGCCGACCCTGGGCTGCAGCTCAACGTCTACACCGCGCCGCCCGGCTCGCCGGCCGAGGACTCCCTCAAGCTCCTCGCCACCTGGGCCGCCACCGAGACGCACCAGGAGGAGAACGCATGA
- a CDS encoding STAS domain-containing protein codes for MTGAAPRPCERETGMRQRGDVHVEQGGALWVMEGEIDNAVRERREAQLRDAAAGRRITVDLTRVTFMDSGGLRLLYHAAEHSPEPPVLRGVPHHVAERLDVAGATTMFVVVPRESSQG; via the coding sequence GTGACCGGCGCGGCACCGCGCCCGTGCGAGAGGGAGACCGGGATGCGGCAGCGCGGTGACGTCCACGTCGAGCAGGGCGGCGCGCTCTGGGTCATGGAGGGCGAGATCGACAACGCCGTCCGCGAGCGCCGGGAGGCGCAGCTGCGCGACGCGGCGGCCGGACGCCGCATCACCGTCGACCTCACGCGCGTGACGTTCATGGACTCCGGCGGCCTGCGGCTGCTCTACCACGCGGCGGAGCACAGCCCCGAGCCCCCGGTGCTGCGCGGCGTGCCGCACCACGTCGCCGAGCGGCTCGACGTCGCGGGTGCCACGACGATGTTCGTCGTGGTGCCGCGCGAGAGCTCGCAGGGCTAG